One genomic region from Hoeflea algicola encodes:
- a CDS encoding FitA-like ribbon-helix-helix domain-containing protein: MAQIVVRQLEDEVLEAVKTRAVANKRSTEAEVRAILADAVGLSSTTGVQVKQEPGSFRDFVGIAANRRTQDEIDSYVRALRDEWDR, from the coding sequence ATGGCGCAGATCGTGGTCAGACAATTGGAAGATGAGGTGTTGGAGGCGGTGAAAACGCGCGCGGTGGCGAACAAGCGGTCGACGGAGGCCGAGGTGCGTGCCATTTTGGCCGATGCTGTCGGGCTCTCATCGACAACGGGCGTTCAAGTCAAACAAGAACCCGGAAGCTTTCGGGATTTTGTTGGAATCGCTGCCAATCGGCGTACCCAGGACGAGATTGACAGCTATGTCCGGGCACTACGTGATGAGTGGGATCGCTAG
- a CDS encoding AbrB/MazE/SpoVT family DNA-binding domain-containing protein: protein MAGRTEKTGFEESGQSGYDAVFGEGKRPMLDRVKLGEGGRLVIPAAMREALGVKPGDELALEVEDGELKIKSYLAVIKELQAEFSELVSAGTDVVGDFLKERREEQKRADERLDRLHAEGMRLKDKI, encoded by the coding sequence ATGGCAGGGCGCACCGAAAAGACTGGCTTCGAGGAATCTGGCCAGTCGGGCTACGACGCAGTATTCGGCGAAGGAAAAAGGCCGATGCTGGACCGGGTGAAGCTCGGCGAAGGTGGACGATTGGTTATCCCTGCAGCAATGCGTGAGGCGCTTGGGGTCAAGCCGGGCGACGAGTTGGCGCTGGAAGTCGAAGACGGGGAACTGAAGATCAAATCCTACCTCGCGGTGATCAAGGAACTGCAAGCCGAGTTCAGCGAACTGGTGTCCGCCGGAACAGACGTGGTCGGTGACTTTTTGAAGGAACGCAGAGAAGAGCAAAAGCGCGCGGATGAACGGCTGGACCGCTTGCACGCCGAAGGAATGCGTCTGAAGGACAAGATCTGA
- a CDS encoding isovaleryl-CoA dehydrogenase: MFTTSMNFGLGEDIDALRDTVVRFARERVAPVAEATDRENNFPAHLWQEMGALGLLGMTADPDFGGTGMGYLAHVVAMEEISRASASIGLSYGAHSNLCVNQINRWGTQAQKERYLPKLCSGENVGALAMSEPGSGSDVVSMKLRAEKRNDRYVLNGNKMWITNGPDANTLVVYAKTDPEAKSRGITAFLIEKGMAGFSTAQKLDKLGMRGSNTCELVFEDCEVPFDNVLGEEGQGVKILMSGLDYERLVLAGGPLGIMAAAMDVTVPYCHERKQFGEPIGNFQLMQGKLADMYTTMNACRAYVYAVAQAADRGETTRKDSAGCILYAAEKATQVALEALQALGGNGYINDYPTGRLLRDAKLYEIGAGTSEVRRMLIGREMMVETA; this comes from the coding sequence ATGTTCACGACCAGCATGAATTTCGGCCTTGGCGAAGATATCGATGCGCTTCGGGATACGGTTGTGCGGTTTGCCCGCGAGCGGGTGGCGCCGGTAGCGGAAGCAACCGACCGCGAGAACAATTTCCCCGCCCATCTGTGGCAGGAAATGGGGGCGCTCGGTCTGCTCGGCATGACTGCGGATCCTGATTTTGGCGGCACCGGTATGGGCTATCTCGCGCATGTGGTGGCGATGGAAGAGATCAGCCGCGCGTCGGCCTCGATCGGGCTTTCCTACGGCGCTCATTCCAACCTGTGCGTCAACCAGATCAACCGCTGGGGCACGCAGGCGCAGAAGGAAAGATACCTGCCGAAGCTGTGCAGCGGCGAGAATGTCGGCGCGCTGGCGATGAGCGAACCGGGATCAGGCTCCGACGTGGTGTCGATGAAGCTGCGCGCTGAAAAGCGCAATGATCGCTACGTGCTCAACGGCAACAAGATGTGGATCACCAACGGGCCCGACGCCAACACGCTGGTAGTCTATGCCAAGACCGATCCGGAAGCCAAATCGCGCGGCATCACTGCGTTCCTGATCGAGAAGGGCATGGCCGGTTTTTCGACCGCGCAAAAGCTCGACAAGCTGGGCATGCGCGGCTCCAACACCTGCGAACTGGTGTTCGAAGATTGCGAGGTGCCGTTTGACAATGTGCTGGGTGAAGAAGGCCAGGGCGTCAAGATCCTGATGTCGGGACTTGATTACGAGCGGCTGGTGCTGGCCGGCGGGCCGCTTGGCATCATGGCAGCGGCGATGGATGTGACCGTCCCCTATTGCCACGAGCGCAAGCAGTTCGGCGAACCGATCGGCAATTTTCAGCTGATGCAGGGCAAGCTGGCTGACATGTACACGACGATGAACGCCTGCCGGGCCTATGTTTACGCGGTGGCGCAGGCGGCTGACCGGGGCGAAACCACCCGCAAGGATTCTGCCGGCTGCATTCTCTACGCCGCGGAAAAAGCCACGCAGGTTGCACTCGAAGCACTGCAGGCGCTGGGCGGCAATGGCTATATCAATGATTACCCGACCGGCCGGCTGCTGCGTGACGCCAAGCTCTACGAGATTGGCGCCGGCACCTCGGAAGTCCGCCGTATGCTTATCGGCCGCGAGATGATGGTGGAGACCGCGTGA
- a CDS encoding type II toxin-antitoxin system VapC family toxin, which produces MATRRRVYLDTNALIGIIENADELDKAQDVLVEEINDGRLEAVTSELTLAECLVKPIADRDESLVRVYLSLLATDSKFMRVTPISRDIILEAARVRAGARVKLPDAIHVATAKISHCDEFVSNDRRLATATTMPFELWSELGRP; this is translated from the coding sequence ATGGCAACACGCCGGCGTGTCTATCTCGATACCAATGCGCTGATCGGTATTATCGAGAACGCGGATGAATTGGACAAGGCCCAGGACGTGTTGGTCGAAGAGATCAATGATGGCCGACTTGAGGCTGTGACAAGTGAGTTGACCTTGGCCGAATGCCTCGTCAAGCCAATCGCTGATCGCGATGAATCCTTGGTGCGTGTCTATTTGAGCCTATTGGCAACTGACAGCAAGTTTATGCGCGTGACACCGATTTCAAGAGATATCATTCTGGAAGCAGCACGGGTCCGAGCAGGCGCCAGGGTCAAATTGCCGGACGCCATTCATGTCGCCACCGCCAAAATCAGTCACTGTGATGAGTTTGTCAGCAATGACAGGCGTTTGGCGACAGCAACCACCATGCCATTCGAGCTCTGGAGCGAATTGGGAAGACCATGA
- a CDS encoding type II toxin-antitoxin system VapC family toxin has translation MSVVVDSSVVLAVLRNEEGSERALPALADGHLSSVNAAEIVTRLIDLGYEPDRAVSTLSRTRLSVVPFDEELALLAGRLRTVTRHRGLSLGDRACLALAIREKATALTADRNWAELDLPCKVELIR, from the coding sequence ATGAGTGTCGTCGTCGACAGTTCTGTCGTCCTGGCCGTGTTGCGCAACGAAGAAGGCTCCGAGCGGGCGCTGCCCGCTTTGGCTGACGGTCATCTGTCCTCCGTGAATGCGGCCGAGATCGTGACGCGGTTGATTGATTTGGGTTACGAGCCTGATCGCGCGGTGTCGACACTTTCCAGGACGCGGCTCTCCGTGGTTCCTTTCGACGAAGAACTGGCGCTGTTGGCGGGCCGCCTGCGCACGGTGACGCGCCATCGCGGTCTTTCGCTGGGAGACCGCGCCTGCCTTGCGCTTGCCATTCGCGAGAAAGCGACGGCATTGACCGCTGACCGTAATTGGGCCGAACTCGACCTGCCGTGCAAAGTGGAGCTTATTCGCTGA
- a CDS encoding carboxyl transferase domain-containing protein: MSIIQSEISTGSQAFRDNAARMQAQIDETAAAAERHGQGGPEASRVRHVGRGKLLPRERVATLLDPGSPFLEVGRFAAHGLYGGEIASAGLIAGVGRVKGRDVMVVCNDATVKGGTYYPLTVKKHLRAQEIALENNLPCVYLVDSGGANLPNQDEVFPDRDHFGRIFFNQANMSAKGISQLAVVMGSCTAGGAYVPAMSDETIIVRDQGTIFLAGPPLVKAATGEIVSAEDLGGGDVHTRLSGVADHLADNDAHALELARQAVANLNDRGGAGLCQMDCLPPEDPLYDPAEIAGIIPADTRQPYDIREVIARIVDGSRFDEFKARYGTTIVCGFAHVMGMPVGIIANNGVLFSESAVKAAHFVELCSQRKIPLVFLQNITGFMVGQKYEAGGIAKDGAKLVTAVATTQVPKITMIVGGSFGAGNYGMCGRAYSPRFMWTWPNSRISVMGGEQAAGVLATVKRDAIERKGGSWSAEDEAQFKRPTIEMFETQSHPLYASARLWDDGIINPMKSREVLALSLSTALNAPVADTKFGVFRM; the protein is encoded by the coding sequence ATGTCCATCATCCAATCCGAGATTTCCACCGGCTCGCAGGCGTTTCGCGACAATGCGGCACGGATGCAGGCGCAGATCGACGAGACGGCAGCGGCTGCCGAACGGCATGGACAGGGTGGGCCGGAAGCCTCGCGCGTTCGCCATGTCGGTCGCGGCAAATTGCTGCCCCGCGAGCGGGTGGCGACATTGCTCGATCCCGGCTCGCCGTTTCTTGAAGTCGGGCGCTTTGCCGCGCACGGGCTTTATGGCGGCGAGATTGCCAGCGCCGGGCTGATTGCCGGCGTCGGCCGGGTCAAGGGCCGCGACGTGATGGTGGTGTGTAACGACGCCACGGTGAAGGGCGGCACTTATTATCCGCTGACGGTGAAGAAGCATTTACGGGCGCAGGAAATAGCGCTCGAAAACAACCTTCCCTGCGTCTACCTGGTCGATTCAGGCGGCGCCAATTTGCCCAACCAGGACGAGGTGTTTCCCGACCGGGATCATTTCGGCCGGATCTTCTTCAACCAGGCAAACATGAGCGCCAAGGGGATTTCGCAGCTTGCCGTGGTGATGGGGTCGTGCACGGCGGGTGGCGCTTATGTGCCGGCCATGAGCGACGAGACCATCATCGTGCGCGATCAGGGCACGATTTTTCTGGCCGGCCCTCCACTGGTCAAGGCTGCCACCGGCGAGATCGTCAGCGCCGAGGATCTTGGCGGTGGCGATGTGCATACACGGCTGTCGGGCGTGGCCGATCATCTGGCCGATAATGACGCCCATGCGCTGGAACTGGCGCGGCAGGCGGTGGCCAATCTCAATGACCGTGGCGGGGCAGGGCTGTGCCAGATGGATTGTCTGCCGCCGGAAGATCCGCTTTATGATCCGGCCGAGATTGCTGGCATCATTCCCGCCGACACGCGCCAGCCCTATGACATCCGCGAGGTGATCGCCCGCATCGTTGACGGCTCGCGGTTTGATGAATTCAAGGCGCGCTACGGCACCACCATTGTTTGCGGCTTTGCCCATGTGATGGGCATGCCGGTGGGCATCATCGCCAATAATGGCGTGTTATTTTCAGAAAGTGCGGTGAAGGCTGCGCATTTCGTCGAGCTGTGCTCGCAACGCAAAATCCCGCTGGTGTTCCTGCAGAACATCACCGGCTTCATGGTCGGGCAGAAATATGAGGCCGGCGGCATCGCCAAGGACGGAGCCAAGCTGGTGACCGCCGTGGCGACAACCCAGGTGCCAAAGATTACCATGATTGTTGGCGGCTCATTCGGTGCGGGAAATTACGGTATGTGCGGCCGCGCCTATTCGCCCCGGTTCATGTGGACCTGGCCCAACAGCCGGATTTCGGTGATGGGCGGTGAACAGGCGGCCGGCGTGCTCGCCACCGTCAAGCGTGACGCCATCGAGCGCAAGGGCGGCAGCTGGTCGGCGGAAGACGAAGCCCAGTTCAAGCGCCCGACCATCGAGATGTTCGAAACCCAGTCGCACCCACTCTACGCTTCGGCACGGCTGTGGGACGACGGCATCATCAACCCGATGAAGAGCCGCGAGGTTCTGGCGCTCAGCCTGTCGACGGCGCTCAATGCACCCGTGGCGGACACCAAGTTCGGCGTGTTCAGGATGTGA